In Bythopirellula goksoeyrii, a single window of DNA contains:
- a CDS encoding bifunctional folylpolyglutamate synthase/dihydrofolate synthase, with translation MTLSSPAETASAPCPHQQASEFLLGRINYERTAVLPYGKRHMKLDRMRTLLTRLGNPDAGMPIVHVAGTKGKGSTSAMIAGVLQAAGYRTGLFSSPHLESIEERFQVDSVPCPGDQLVALVDRLRPVVEEMDREAVADGSLGPTYFELVTAIALMHFSQQKVDITVLEVGLGGRLDSTNVCQSTVTVITSISLDHTKQLGSTVEEIAREKAGIIKPGVPLLCGPLETGPRNVISEIAQQHGSRMIEAGREFHYTYRPPLKLEKQDRLGSLDFEGDMGSEDVQITDIPLRMLGEHQAANAALAIATASQLRKQGWRITSDAICDTFSKLTLPGRIELICRRPAVVLDVAHNVAAVEALVEVLATSFSCSHRVLLLAATRDKDVRGIVRVLVPHFERVIVTQYHDNPRAVATEKLGKIVRAEIESQKVSEREVVENPDSKAAWQIARKGVRRDDLICVTGSFFVVAELRSVIYADA, from the coding sequence ATGACACTTTCTTCCCCTGCTGAAACTGCCTCCGCTCCCTGTCCGCACCAGCAGGCGAGCGAATTTCTCTTGGGCCGCATCAACTACGAGCGTACTGCCGTCTTGCCCTATGGCAAACGCCACATGAAGCTCGATCGCATGCGTACATTGCTCACACGTTTGGGGAACCCGGATGCGGGCATGCCGATCGTACATGTTGCGGGCACCAAGGGAAAAGGTTCCACATCGGCGATGATTGCTGGAGTGCTTCAAGCAGCCGGTTACCGGACGGGGCTGTTTAGTTCTCCGCACCTGGAGTCGATTGAAGAACGCTTTCAAGTAGACTCTGTCCCCTGTCCAGGCGATCAACTTGTTGCGTTAGTCGATAGGCTCCGACCGGTCGTCGAGGAAATGGACCGCGAAGCGGTCGCCGATGGGTCACTGGGCCCGACCTACTTCGAGTTAGTCACGGCCATCGCCCTAATGCATTTTTCCCAGCAGAAGGTTGACATTACCGTCCTGGAAGTCGGATTGGGGGGGCGACTCGACTCGACTAATGTTTGTCAGTCGACCGTCACAGTGATTACCAGTATCAGTCTCGATCACACGAAGCAGCTCGGCTCAACCGTCGAAGAGATCGCCCGTGAGAAGGCTGGAATTATAAAGCCCGGAGTGCCGCTCTTGTGCGGGCCGCTCGAAACGGGGCCACGAAATGTTATTTCTGAGATCGCCCAGCAGCATGGCTCTCGGATGATCGAGGCTGGTCGAGAATTTCACTATACTTACCGTCCTCCCTTGAAGTTGGAGAAACAGGACCGGCTAGGCAGTCTCGATTTTGAAGGAGACATGGGGAGCGAAGATGTGCAGATCACCGATATTCCCTTACGGATGTTGGGCGAGCATCAAGCGGCCAACGCTGCACTTGCAATTGCAACGGCCAGTCAACTCCGCAAACAGGGCTGGCGGATAACAAGCGATGCCATCTGCGATACATTTTCCAAGCTTACACTCCCGGGTCGGATCGAACTCATTTGTCGTCGTCCTGCCGTGGTGCTCGATGTGGCGCACAATGTGGCGGCCGTTGAAGCATTGGTCGAAGTTCTTGCCACGAGCTTTTCTTGTTCTCATCGGGTCCTGCTTCTGGCGGCAACCCGCGACAAAGACGTGCGTGGAATCGTCCGGGTATTGGTTCCTCATTTCGAGCGTGTAATCGTCACCCAGTATCACGACAATCCGCGCGCCGTAGCCACCGAGAAACTAGGAAAGATCGTCCGAGCAGAAATTGAATCTCAAAAGGTGAGCGAAAGGGAAGTCGTCGAAAACCCTGACTCGAAAGCAGCGTGGCAAATCGCTCGAAAAGGAGTTCGTCGAGACGATCTGATTTGCGTCACGGGTTCGTTCTTTGTCGTGGCCGAGCTACGCAGCGTGATCTACGCAGACGCTTGA
- the katG gene encoding catalase/peroxidase HPI translates to MSTQPILRMKHTAGGGTTNRDWWPNELKLELLSQHSAKSDPMGEDFNYAEEFNSLDLAAVKKDLTALMTDSQDWWPADFGHYGPLFIRMAWHSAGTYRTGDGRGGGGRGQQRFAPLNSWPDNVSLDKARRLLWPIKQKYGRKISWADLLILTGNVALESMGFKTFGFAGGREDVWEPDLDVYWGAETTWLGGDVRYHHGSEGVGKENGVLVSEDDADGDEHSRNLENPLAAVQMGLIYVNPEGPDGNPDPVAAAVDIRETFGRMAMNDEETVALIVGGHSFGKTHGAGDAANVGAEPEAAGFEEQGLGWKSSFGTGKGGDTITSGLEVTWTTTPTKWSNGFLENLFGYEWELTKSPAGAHQWVAKDAGETVPDAFDSSKKHRPSMLTTDLALRMDPAYEKISRRFLENPDQLADAFARAWFKLLHRDMGPRARYLGPEVPEEELIWQDPIPEVDHPLVDEKDIATLKDKILASGLSVSELVSTAWASASTFRGSDKRGGANGARIRLAPQKDWQVNQPAQLAKVLKSLEGIQSEFNGGASGGKKVSLADLIVLGGCAAIEKAAMNAGHEVTVPFTPGRMDASAEQTDIENFEVLEPIADGFRNYLKGKYSVSAEALLVDKAQLLTLTAPEMTVLIGGMRMLGTNADQSGHGVFTKRAETLSNDFFVNLLDMGTQWKPTSKEAESFEGTCCKSGEQKWTGTRVDLVFGSNAQLRALAEVYGSSDAEKKFVDDFVAAWDKVMNLDRFELACK, encoded by the coding sequence ATGTCTACCCAACCTATACTGCGCATGAAACATACCGCCGGCGGCGGCACGACCAATCGCGATTGGTGGCCCAATGAGCTTAAACTTGAGTTACTGAGTCAACATTCTGCGAAGTCTGATCCAATGGGCGAGGATTTCAACTACGCTGAAGAATTCAATTCTTTGGATCTGGCGGCCGTGAAGAAAGATCTCACGGCACTGATGACCGATTCTCAGGACTGGTGGCCAGCAGACTTTGGGCACTATGGTCCGTTGTTCATTCGCATGGCTTGGCATAGCGCGGGAACCTATCGCACCGGAGATGGCCGCGGTGGCGGAGGCCGGGGTCAGCAGCGTTTCGCGCCGCTCAATAGTTGGCCCGACAACGTCAGCCTGGACAAGGCCCGCCGGTTGCTTTGGCCGATCAAGCAGAAGTATGGCCGCAAGATTTCTTGGGCCGACCTGCTGATTTTGACAGGAAACGTGGCTTTGGAGTCGATGGGATTCAAGACGTTTGGCTTTGCCGGCGGCCGGGAGGACGTGTGGGAACCAGACCTGGATGTGTATTGGGGGGCCGAGACTACCTGGCTGGGTGGCGACGTTCGGTACCATCATGGTTCAGAGGGGGTCGGCAAGGAAAACGGAGTTCTCGTGTCAGAGGACGACGCGGACGGAGACGAGCACAGCCGCAACCTGGAGAACCCGCTGGCTGCGGTGCAAATGGGACTGATCTACGTGAACCCTGAAGGACCGGATGGCAATCCAGACCCGGTCGCGGCAGCGGTTGATATTCGTGAAACCTTCGGCCGCATGGCTATGAACGATGAGGAAACCGTCGCGCTGATCGTGGGCGGCCATTCCTTTGGCAAGACTCACGGCGCCGGCGATGCGGCGAACGTGGGAGCCGAGCCGGAAGCGGCCGGTTTCGAGGAACAAGGCTTGGGCTGGAAGAGTAGTTTCGGCACGGGGAAGGGGGGAGACACGATCACCAGCGGCTTGGAAGTGACTTGGACCACGACTCCCACGAAGTGGAGCAATGGCTTTCTGGAAAACCTGTTCGGCTACGAATGGGAGCTGACCAAGAGCCCAGCCGGTGCACATCAATGGGTTGCGAAAGATGCCGGGGAAACCGTCCCGGATGCGTTCGATTCTTCGAAAAAGCATCGACCGAGCATGTTGACTACGGACCTGGCGCTACGAATGGACCCTGCGTACGAAAAAATATCGCGGCGGTTTCTTGAAAATCCAGACCAACTCGCCGATGCATTTGCCCGAGCGTGGTTCAAGTTGTTACACCGCGACATGGGTCCGCGAGCGAGGTATCTTGGCCCGGAGGTTCCCGAGGAAGAACTCATCTGGCAGGATCCGATCCCCGAAGTGGACCACCCTCTTGTCGATGAGAAGGACATTGCCACTTTGAAAGACAAGATTCTAGCTTCCGGCCTGAGTGTCTCCGAGTTGGTTTCGACTGCTTGGGCATCTGCATCGACGTTTCGCGGCAGCGACAAGCGGGGCGGCGCAAACGGGGCGCGGATTCGCCTCGCGCCGCAGAAAGATTGGCAGGTCAATCAGCCTGCTCAGCTGGCCAAAGTGCTCAAGAGCTTGGAAGGAATTCAAAGTGAGTTCAACGGTGGCGCCTCCGGTGGTAAGAAAGTATCGCTGGCTGATTTGATCGTGCTAGGGGGTTGCGCCGCTATCGAGAAAGCGGCAATGAATGCCGGACATGAAGTGACGGTTCCCTTTACGCCGGGCAGAATGGACGCCTCCGCGGAGCAGACGGATATTGAGAACTTTGAAGTTCTCGAACCGATCGCCGATGGATTTCGCAATTATCTGAAGGGCAAGTACAGTGTCTCGGCAGAAGCACTATTGGTCGATAAAGCACAATTGTTGACACTTACTGCTCCTGAAATGACGGTGCTTATCGGCGGCATGCGAATGCTTGGCACCAATGCCGACCAATCGGGTCACGGCGTATTTACCAAGCGAGCAGAGACTCTCTCGAATGATTTCTTTGTGAATCTGCTCGACATGGGCACACAGTGGAAGCCCACTTCGAAAGAGGCAGAGTCGTTTGAAGGAACCTGCTGCAAGTCTGGTGAGCAGAAGTGGACCGGCACACGAGTTGACTTGGTGTTTGGTTCCAACGCTCAACTACGCGCCTTGGCAGAAGTCTACGGGAGTAGCGATGCCGAGAAAAAATTCGTCGACGATTTCGTTGCTGCCTGGGACAAGGTGATGAACCTTGATCGGTTTGAACTCGCCTGCAAGTAA
- a CDS encoding sigma-54-dependent transcriptional regulator, translating to MTHGSLLLVDDDRQVLESMADWLRDQGLQLDTATGYANALQLLQRKQYDLLLVDVRLQDGDGFDLLEQVRRSYPHTHVVLMTGYGNADSAVEALRAGAFDYLTKPLIDDELMMTLQRAFDQRRVVEENNQLRKQLDKHHAMDSIVGQDPRMLRVFDMVSSVADTKATVLITGESGTGKSMIARTIHRQSSRAGKPFIEVACGALPENLLESELFGHVAGSFTGATGDKVGKFMQANGGTIFLDEIGTSSPAMQVKLLRVLQELEFEQVGGAKTFKVDVRVILATNEDLSEAVAEGRFRQDLYYRINVINVELPALRQRHSDVPLLAQTFLAELREDTNREVRAFSDEALLALEAYPWPGNIRELQNVVERAVLLGKGEVITVGDLPREIAGGPTLSISRAGSRTLKEALEEPERQIILDVLESNNWNRNATADSLGVNRTTLYKKMKKLGLEDGKYAIN from the coding sequence ATGACCCATGGTTCTTTGTTGTTGGTAGATGACGATCGTCAGGTTCTTGAGTCGATGGCCGACTGGCTTCGCGACCAGGGGCTTCAACTAGACACTGCCACAGGCTATGCCAACGCCCTGCAATTGCTTCAGCGTAAGCAGTACGATCTACTTCTGGTCGATGTGCGACTCCAGGATGGCGACGGCTTCGACCTGTTGGAGCAAGTCCGTCGCAGCTATCCGCATACCCATGTCGTATTGATGACCGGCTACGGGAACGCCGACTCCGCCGTAGAAGCTCTCCGCGCAGGGGCCTTCGACTATCTGACCAAGCCATTGATCGACGACGAACTGATGATGACCCTGCAGCGTGCTTTCGATCAACGCCGTGTTGTTGAAGAAAACAATCAGCTTCGCAAGCAACTCGACAAGCATCACGCTATGGACAGCATCGTCGGACAGGATCCGCGGATGCTCCGCGTGTTCGATATGGTTTCGAGTGTGGCCGACACCAAAGCGACTGTGTTGATCACCGGCGAGAGCGGCACCGGCAAGTCGATGATCGCTCGCACGATCCACCGCCAAAGCAGCCGCGCTGGCAAGCCCTTCATCGAAGTCGCCTGCGGTGCCCTCCCAGAGAATCTCTTGGAGAGCGAACTCTTCGGCCACGTTGCCGGTTCGTTTACCGGAGCCACCGGCGATAAGGTCGGCAAGTTTATGCAAGCCAACGGCGGCACAATTTTCCTCGACGAGATCGGCACATCCAGTCCAGCCATGCAGGTGAAGTTGCTGCGTGTGTTGCAGGAATTGGAATTCGAACAAGTCGGTGGAGCGAAAACATTCAAGGTCGATGTCCGCGTCATTCTGGCTACCAATGAAGATCTCTCGGAGGCCGTTGCCGAGGGACGCTTCCGCCAAGATTTGTACTACCGCATCAATGTCATCAATGTGGAACTTCCCGCACTACGCCAACGTCATAGCGACGTTCCCCTACTCGCCCAGACATTCCTGGCCGAGCTCCGCGAGGATACTAACCGCGAAGTCCGCGCTTTCAGCGACGAAGCCCTGCTTGCCTTGGAGGCGTATCCCTGGCCGGGCAATATTCGCGAGTTGCAAAACGTCGTCGAACGGGCAGTGCTGTTGGGCAAAGGCGAAGTGATCACGGTGGGTGATCTCCCCCGCGAAATCGCCGGCGGTCCGACGCTCAGCATATCCCGTGCCGGCTCGCGCACTCTCAAGGAAGCCCTCGAAGAACCTGAGCGTCAGATCATCCTCGATGTGCTAGAATCGAACAACTGGAATCGTAATGCAACGGCTGATTCCCTGGGGGTCAACCGTACGACGCTCTACAAAAAGATGAAAAAACTAGGCCTAGAAGACGGCAAATACGCCATCAACTAG
- a CDS encoding S41 family peptidase — MSLRNLLLFVFIVLLSYVCYVRAEQNPYARYIAASYSVIDRWSLVSPPDQELFDGAMDGMIEVLHKRGDEHSMFVDPQERDTFQEDLIQEFGGIGVRILELGDPPQLTVVGPPEPGTPAFSADIRAGDRIVAIDGQPTAEMEMRDALRLVRGEVGTPVTLTVIHPEEKDETDVKIVRAVINVESIYGDLRGEGNKWQFLLGADDRIGYVRITKFGDKTLDEFTDVLAELNSAGIQGLILDVRDNYGGTLEAAVGISDLFLRAGQPIVTTRDREEEIRDRFVSTGRGGYLDIPIAVLINHNSASASEILAACLQDYHRAVIIGQRSYGKGTVQRIMQIESGRSLLKLTSATYWRPSGKNIHRMAEAKESDSWGVKPTTGFEIEMDDDEYLLWRKYRYRRDLLGEQTDGPLAEELDSQNGGIPNDFRDEALDLAIEYLQSQMGK; from the coding sequence GTGTCCCTCCGCAATTTACTTTTGTTCGTTTTCATCGTGTTGCTATCGTACGTGTGCTACGTTCGCGCTGAACAGAATCCTTATGCCCGCTATATCGCGGCAAGCTACTCCGTGATCGACCGTTGGTCGTTAGTTTCCCCCCCCGATCAAGAACTCTTCGATGGAGCCATGGATGGCATGATCGAAGTTCTGCACAAACGGGGCGACGAACACTCGATGTTCGTTGACCCGCAAGAGCGTGATACATTCCAGGAAGACTTGATTCAGGAATTCGGCGGCATTGGCGTTCGAATTCTCGAGCTAGGCGATCCTCCGCAGTTGACGGTCGTCGGTCCCCCGGAACCAGGCACTCCCGCGTTTAGTGCCGACATCCGCGCCGGCGACCGCATCGTAGCGATCGATGGCCAACCAACGGCTGAGATGGAGATGCGAGATGCCTTGCGATTGGTGCGGGGTGAGGTCGGTACGCCGGTTACTCTCACCGTCATCCATCCTGAGGAAAAGGATGAGACCGATGTCAAAATCGTGCGGGCAGTAATCAATGTGGAATCGATTTACGGCGACCTTCGTGGCGAAGGTAATAAGTGGCAGTTTCTCCTGGGCGCTGACGATCGCATCGGTTATGTGCGGATTACCAAGTTTGGTGACAAGACTCTCGACGAGTTTACGGATGTGTTGGCTGAATTGAATTCCGCCGGGATTCAAGGCTTGATTCTTGATGTCCGCGACAACTACGGTGGCACGCTTGAGGCGGCAGTCGGCATCAGCGATTTGTTTCTCCGCGCCGGCCAGCCGATCGTCACTACCCGTGATCGCGAAGAAGAAATACGCGATCGATTTGTTTCTACTGGTCGGGGTGGTTATCTCGATATCCCTATTGCTGTGTTGATCAATCACAATAGCGCCAGCGCCAGCGAGATTCTCGCCGCTTGTCTGCAGGACTACCACCGGGCCGTGATCATTGGCCAGCGTTCTTATGGCAAAGGGACCGTTCAACGCATTATGCAGATCGAATCGGGACGCAGTTTGCTGAAACTCACTTCTGCGACTTACTGGCGACCGAGCGGGAAGAATATCCATCGTATGGCGGAAGCCAAGGAATCCGATTCCTGGGGGGTGAAGCCGACCACAGGTTTTGAGATAGAAATGGATGACGATGAATATCTGCTCTGGCGCAAATATCGCTATCGCCGAGACCTGCTCGGAGAGCAGACGGATGGCCCTCTCGCCGAGGAGCTTGATTCTCAGAACGGTGGAATACCGAATGATTTTCGGGATGAAGCTCTCGATTTGGCTATCGAATATCTCCAGTCGCAAATGGGGAAGTAG
- a CDS encoding arylsulfatase gives MARAAFLGLLLVTLFSLQVDDGVAAQQPNIVFILADDLGYGDLGCFGQKQIATPHLDKMAADGMKLTQHYAGSTVCAPSRCVLMTGKHSGHVPIRDNRNVSPTSNKPLPDDEVTIAELLQEQGYATALIGKWGLGDQHNAGFPNQQGFDYTFGYLDQSHAHNYFPEFLFRNGERVTLRNFVPAARPSGAGVASEKVDYSHDRIAEEAHAWLRLNHRKPFFLYLAVTLPHANNEAGSRGQETPDFGQYADRDWPDSQKGTASMITRLDETVGQVRELLELLGVEENTIVVFSSDNGPHAEGGNDPAYFHSSGPLRGIKRDLYEGGIRVPTIVAWPGQISPGHVEDTVSAFQDWLPTFAELAGSETPSDIDGISLVPMLTGQGEQAQHDFLYWEFFKEGGKRAIRSGDWKGVQLGMKQSRKPIELYDLRSDLSEEHDLADEHPEVVARLERLMDSAHSDSGDYSFRD, from the coding sequence ATGGCTCGCGCCGCATTTTTGGGGCTACTTCTCGTCACTTTGTTCTCTCTCCAAGTGGACGATGGAGTCGCTGCTCAGCAGCCGAACATCGTCTTCATCCTTGCTGACGACCTCGGATACGGTGATCTCGGTTGCTTCGGTCAGAAGCAGATCGCAACGCCCCACCTCGATAAGATGGCTGCCGATGGGATGAAGCTCACACAGCATTACGCTGGTTCGACTGTCTGCGCCCCTTCGCGATGTGTGTTGATGACTGGCAAACATTCGGGCCATGTTCCGATTCGGGATAACCGCAACGTAAGCCCTACAAGCAACAAACCGCTGCCTGACGACGAGGTTACCATCGCCGAATTGCTTCAAGAGCAGGGATATGCGACGGCATTGATCGGCAAGTGGGGACTCGGAGATCAGCACAACGCTGGGTTTCCAAACCAACAGGGCTTTGACTACACGTTCGGGTACTTAGATCAGTCGCACGCCCACAATTATTTCCCTGAGTTCCTGTTTCGAAATGGTGAGCGAGTCACTCTGCGAAACTTTGTGCCCGCGGCCCGGCCCAGCGGTGCTGGCGTGGCAAGTGAGAAGGTTGACTATTCGCACGACCGCATCGCAGAGGAAGCGCACGCGTGGCTTAGGTTGAACCACAGAAAACCATTTTTTCTCTACTTGGCGGTGACATTGCCTCACGCCAACAATGAAGCCGGCTCGCGCGGGCAGGAAACGCCCGACTTTGGTCAATATGCGGACCGCGACTGGCCCGATTCCCAGAAGGGGACCGCGTCGATGATCACTCGGCTCGATGAGACGGTCGGACAGGTACGAGAGTTGCTTGAGCTCCTTGGCGTTGAAGAGAACACGATCGTCGTCTTCAGCAGTGACAACGGCCCGCATGCTGAGGGAGGTAACGACCCGGCTTACTTCCATTCGTCTGGTCCGCTGCGGGGAATCAAACGCGATCTCTATGAGGGTGGCATTCGTGTGCCAACTATTGTCGCGTGGCCGGGGCAAATCTCGCCTGGTCATGTAGAAGACACTGTCAGTGCCTTTCAGGACTGGTTGCCAACGTTTGCTGAATTGGCAGGTTCTGAGACGCCGAGTGATATCGATGGCATCTCTCTCGTACCGATGCTCACGGGACAGGGTGAACAAGCGCAACACGATTTCCTCTATTGGGAGTTCTTCAAAGAAGGAGGAAAGCGTGCGATCCGATCTGGCGACTGGAAGGGTGTACAACTTGGCATGAAGCAATCGCGGAAACCGATCGAACTCTACGACCTTCGCAGTGATCTATCCGAAGAGCATGACCTCGCAGATGAGCATCCGGAAGTCGTAGCTCGTCTAGAGCGGCTGATGGACTCGGCCCATTCCGATTCAGGAGACTATTCGTTCCGAGATTGA
- a CDS encoding PEP-CTERM sorting domain-containing protein has product MKCLKISLAVAAVAVFCSPAMAVHLDNPNLLADPSFEGTLTFDGPPFVGTWEGFNAGGSSTADFTTNMPRTGAQSLETNIGADANLFAGAFQDARFGFGSAGAMAWFSGWHKLVGAAGGSEIRIEWRDSVADVEISRTPNLTTSPVGAGYEEFIVSSSVPAGANTARVVYAIQSFGGALNQQVFVDDVNFNVEGVPEPASVALLGLASLALVGMRRR; this is encoded by the coding sequence ATGAAGTGTCTTAAGATCAGTCTTGCAGTGGCGGCAGTTGCCGTCTTTTGTTCGCCAGCAATGGCGGTCCACCTCGACAATCCAAATCTACTTGCGGATCCTAGCTTTGAAGGGACTCTCACTTTCGACGGTCCCCCATTTGTGGGAACCTGGGAAGGCTTCAATGCTGGTGGATCTTCTACGGCTGATTTCACTACGAATATGCCGCGCACCGGCGCCCAGTCGCTTGAGACGAACATTGGCGCTGATGCCAACCTGTTTGCCGGCGCATTCCAGGATGCAAGATTCGGCTTTGGATCCGCGGGCGCGATGGCCTGGTTTAGTGGATGGCACAAGCTTGTCGGCGCGGCAGGCGGATCTGAAATCCGCATTGAATGGCGTGACTCGGTTGCGGACGTTGAAATTAGTCGAACTCCCAATCTGACCACGTCCCCAGTGGGTGCCGGTTATGAGGAATTTATCGTAAGTTCGTCTGTACCTGCTGGCGCTAATACAGCCCGTGTGGTCTACGCCATCCAGAGTTTTGGCGGCGCGCTGAATCAACAAGTCTTCGTGGACGATGTCAACTTCAATGTTGAAGGCGTTCCCGAACCCGCATCAGTAGCACTCTTGGGCTTGGCCAGCTTGGCTCTGGTCGGAATGCGTCGTAGGTAA
- a CDS encoding CRTAC1 family protein, which translates to MFSKSFEHLVILAWLVSYFPLDAGAVVFTDVTATAGINHLQATPASIQGLPGTFFMTGGVAAGDFDGDGRTDLLFTRLNATDIFYRNLGDGTFEPRTGTAGFSTATLTNGVVSGDIDNDGDLDLYMTTTNDTRNYLYLNDGAGFFTDAGIGSVAALANGTVRQGQGASFGDFDNDGYLDLVTGDWNNPVANSQSRLLRNLGASQPGQFEDVTSAAGIDVYRNAKTYRFAPRFVDLDRDGHLDLTFAADFETSQLFWNNGDGTYTDGTLPAGVGTDHNGMGTTFADYDGDGDLDWFITNITNAPEFPGPFGGFNRLYRNEGDRTFTDVTLEAGVRDSRWSWGTSFFDYDNDGDSDLIATNGYNGGGWIDDRTFLWRNENGVFTDVSDSLGITDTQQGRGLAHLDYDNDGDLDVVVVNNLDTPILYRNDGGNENHYLRIKPEGTLSNRDGIGTWITVTPDLYDPTTQLVWEIDGGSSFLSQNESTAHFGLGPNSETVDMVAIRWSSGIFQYLFDVAVDQTLHVVEAASEVSADFDGDGDVDQHDLSRWQSAYSIINSADADGNGITDGGDFLVWQRQFNPPAATLESNVAVPEPTSGTYFLLILIFNARICNRLLKSTQHEGELFRKPGADCWCLRGCRFAW; encoded by the coding sequence GTGTTCTCGAAAAGCTTTGAACACTTGGTCATCTTGGCGTGGCTGGTTTCGTATTTCCCATTAGATGCTGGTGCCGTTGTATTTACAGATGTTACCGCCACCGCAGGGATCAACCACCTTCAAGCGACTCCCGCATCAATCCAAGGTCTACCCGGAACCTTCTTCATGACTGGTGGGGTGGCTGCCGGTGATTTTGACGGCGATGGTCGAACCGATCTGCTGTTTACGAGGCTCAATGCCACCGACATCTTTTATCGCAATCTTGGGGACGGCACGTTTGAACCGCGGACCGGTACAGCTGGCTTCAGCACAGCGACTTTGACCAACGGTGTCGTGTCAGGAGACATCGACAACGACGGTGATCTCGATCTCTACATGACCACTACCAACGATACCCGCAACTATCTTTATCTAAACGATGGTGCGGGATTTTTTACGGATGCGGGGATTGGGTCTGTCGCAGCATTGGCCAACGGAACCGTGCGTCAGGGCCAAGGTGCCAGCTTTGGTGATTTTGACAACGACGGATATCTTGATCTTGTAACCGGCGACTGGAACAACCCGGTCGCTAACAGCCAGTCTCGACTTTTGCGCAACCTGGGCGCGTCGCAACCGGGTCAATTCGAGGATGTCACCTCTGCTGCGGGAATCGATGTTTATCGTAATGCAAAGACCTATCGATTTGCTCCACGATTTGTTGACCTCGATCGCGATGGTCACCTGGATTTGACCTTTGCTGCAGATTTTGAGACGAGCCAACTCTTCTGGAATAACGGTGACGGGACTTACACCGATGGTACCCTGCCAGCCGGAGTGGGTACGGATCACAACGGAATGGGGACAACATTTGCTGACTACGACGGCGACGGAGATCTTGATTGGTTTATTACCAACATTACCAATGCACCTGAGTTTCCCGGTCCCTTTGGTGGTTTCAATCGACTCTATCGTAACGAGGGCGATCGCACCTTCACCGATGTAACTCTAGAAGCAGGCGTCCGGGACTCGCGTTGGTCTTGGGGTACAAGCTTCTTCGACTACGACAACGACGGCGATTCGGATCTCATCGCCACCAATGGTTACAACGGCGGCGGTTGGATCGACGACCGCACATTTCTCTGGAGAAATGAAAACGGGGTTTTCACGGACGTCTCTGATTCACTAGGAATAACCGATACGCAACAAGGTCGCGGGCTTGCTCATCTTGACTATGACAACGATGGCGATCTGGATGTCGTGGTCGTGAACAATCTTGACACTCCGATTCTATACCGGAATGACGGTGGCAATGAGAACCACTACCTGAGAATCAAGCCCGAAGGAACTCTTTCCAACCGAGATGGAATCGGAACGTGGATTACGGTTACGCCGGATCTATACGATCCTACTACGCAACTCGTTTGGGAGATCGACGGCGGCAGTAGTTTTCTCAGCCAAAATGAAAGTACGGCCCATTTTGGGCTTGGTCCGAATTCCGAAACAGTGGACATGGTCGCGATTCGGTGGAGCAGTGGAATCTTTCAGTACTTATTTGATGTCGCTGTAGACCAAACGCTTCATGTAGTGGAAGCAGCTTCTGAAGTTTCAGCTGATTTTGACGGCGACGGCGACGTCGACCAACATGACTTAAGCAGATGGCAATCTGCATATAGCATTATCAATAGCGCCGATGCCGATGGGAACGGCATCACCGATGGCGGGGACTTTCTCGTCTGGCAGAGGCAATTTAACCCACCAGCAGCTACCTTGGAATCGAACGTTGCAGTGCCAGAACCTACATCTGGCACGTATTTCTTGCTCATATTGATTTTCAATGCGAGAATTTGCAACCGGCTTCTCAAATCTACCCAGCACGAGGGTGAGCTTTTTCGTAAGCCTGGCGCAGATTGCTGGTGCTTACGTGGGTGTAGATTTGCGTGGTGA